The window GTTCCTAGCATGGCGTCCAGTGACTCGTCTGCACCAGAGTCCACAGACGCTGGCTTTGAGCTGGGAGAGGCGCAGGTGAATGACAGTGACAGTCTGGATAATTCAGAGGAAGGTCTGGAGCACGATGAAGCCGTGGAACCTGAGCATCCCCCACAGGACAAATATACTACAACCTCCAGTCCTCAGCCTTCAGATTCAGCTGAGTCCACTTCCCCCCAGATGTCAGCAGCTGCCAGCTACAGCATGCCGAGTACAAACGTAACGCTGGAGATCCTTCACAGCACCAGGGTGGCAGTCGCGCAGTTCTCCCAGGGCATCAACAGCAGCGGTACGGGAGGAAAGGCAGCTTCAGCGGCCATCCCTGTAATCCTGGAGCACCTGCTGgctctgcagcagcaacaggtcCACCAGCTGCAGCTTATTGAGCAGATCTGCAGCCAGGTAGCCACCATTAACAGACAACCAACACAAGCTGCGTTAAACCCAGTGTCCAGATCATTGTCTCTCGCACCTAACTCCTTCCCCTCTCAAGGCATCATCCCTCCTTCTATCCTGCCCCTGTCAGGAACAATGCCCTCCACCATTAACGGAGAGGCTGCTGTTTCTTTGTCATCTGTGCTTGAAAAATCACAATCGCAAACTTTATGTGGGCAGTCCGCCCTTAAAGATGTTACATATACATCTGCATCCACAGAAACCTCAACCCCATCcctctccagcagcagcagcagtagcagcatcTCCACATTACTGCCTCCTTACACAGGCTCACACACCAGCAGCATTAACTGTACTCAGACACTGAGCTCCTCTAGCCCACTGTCCCTGGGGCAGAGCAGCCTCCTCAGCTCATCCTCCACCCTGCCATATCTACCTCAGAGCCCCCCCAGGAGCGTCATTTTCCCCAATCCCTTGGCTAGCATTGCTGCCACAGCTAATGCACTTGACCCTCTTGCAGCCCTGATGAAGCACAGGAAAGGGAAACTGTCTAATATGTCCTTATTCGAAACAAAGCCCAGCCCAGAGGAGCCCTTCTTCAAGCATAAATGCAGGTTCTGTGCCAAAGTGTTTGGCAGCGACAGTGCTCTGCAGATCCACCTGCGCTCCCATACAGGAGAGCGGCCCTTCAAATGCAACATCTGCGGCAATCGCTTTTCAACAAAAGGAAATTTAAAGGTGCACTTCCAAAGGCATAAAGAGAAGTATCCTCACGTCCAGATGAACCCCTATCCAGTGCCAGAATATCTAGACAATGTGCCAACAAGTTCTGGGATTCCCTATGGAATGTCTATCCCTCCAGAAAAACCTGTCTCCTCGTGGCTGGATAGCAAACCTGTTGTAGCAACTCTGCCAGCCTCCATgagtctttctctttcttccactATTACCAGTATCGAAGGCTCAAATGATCCTGTAGGTGTAACACCATCTGTTAAATCTCCCTACCAGCCAGCTCCTGGTGAATGTGTATCTTTGTCACCTAACCACAGAGGCAGTGAGGCTCATTTCTCCCCTGTCTCAGAGGCTCCACAGTCCAACCgtgagacagaaacatccaaaatgctgaaaatggagGGAGTATACCCACCACAAAGCTGCACCCTGAACCTGAGAGCCAACCCAGTAACAGAGGCAGCCACCACTACGATCCCATCTGTTGCCATCACGCTGGAGCCTGTTACCTCAGCCTCCCCTGTCTCCAACTCTCCACCTCTCTCATTAAACTCAGAGGAGCCACAATTTGCATCAGGTGGCCTCCTGGACGCCATGGAAACATCTGAAACCTCAAAGCTTCAGCAGCTGGTGGAGAATATTGACAAAAAGATTACGGACCCCAACCAGTGCGTCCTGTGCCACCGTGTCCTCAGCTGTCAAAGTGCACTCAAGATGCACTACCGCATTCACACTGGGGAGAGGCCCTTTAAATGCAAAGTGTGTGGCAGGGCTTTCACCACCAAAGGTAACCTGAAGACTCACATT of the Mastacembelus armatus chromosome 11, fMasArm1.2, whole genome shotgun sequence genome contains:
- the sall3b gene encoding sal-like protein 3b; its protein translation is MSRRKQAKPQHLKSDEDATQTGLLCRNGILGGREREDTNGVCNSSEETHICVKCCAEFFTWTELSEHQKVCTEDSLVVIVKCNEGMAAPEESPMGPSPVPSMASSDSSAPESTDAGFELGEAQVNDSDSLDNSEEGLEHDEAVEPEHPPQDKYTTTSSPQPSDSAESTSPQMSAAASYSMPSTNVTLEILHSTRVAVAQFSQGINSSGTGGKAASAAIPVILEHLLALQQQQVHQLQLIEQICSQVATINRQPTQAALNPVSRSLSLAPNSFPSQGIIPPSILPLSGTMPSTINGEAAVSLSSVLEKSQSQTLCGQSALKDVTYTSASTETSTPSLSSSSSSSSISTLLPPYTGSHTSSINCTQTLSSSSPLSLGQSSLLSSSSTLPYLPQSPPRSVIFPNPLASIAATANALDPLAALMKHRKGKLSNMSLFETKPSPEEPFFKHKCRFCAKVFGSDSALQIHLRSHTGERPFKCNICGNRFSTKGNLKVHFQRHKEKYPHVQMNPYPVPEYLDNVPTSSGIPYGMSIPPEKPVSSWLDSKPVVATLPASMSLSLSSTITSIEGSNDPVGVTPSVKSPYQPAPGECVSLSPNHRGSEAHFSPVSEAPQSNRETETSKMLKMEGVYPPQSCTLNLRANPVTEAATTTIPSVAITLEPVTSASPVSNSPPLSLNSEEPQFASGGLLDAMETSETSKLQQLVENIDKKITDPNQCVLCHRVLSCQSALKMHYRIHTGERPFKCKVCGRAFTTKGNLKTHIGVHRENPPVHVQHSCPICQKKFTNAVVLQQHIRMHMVGQIPDSMLVDGLQEIDGSLSINEKNFDNLSSNGNDLTDDISMEDENEEEEIENMEEGVSPSKSFISDCTSPKSSVIGSSITALENQMRMIDTTINLNHSFGLTSLTNGFNDSSQLKIKCASSEKKVENCSANSPSLPESPCSSHVSVSPIQSNLEGMTIKSPAVNNNRPESQEPLAASVKREQPESPTSASAAAVAQELRGIQPKEETPYSLLFQLSRERAAGQSIPSLVNSTSLGTIKTEVNGHSHPNKPNEGQPPPFSIHIPPTYPSVGSPGMTSLLGPAPPRRTPKQHNCNVCGKNFSSASALQIHERTHTGEKPFVCSICGRAFTTKGNLKVHMGTHMWNNAPARRGRRLSVENPMALLGGEAVKFGEMFHKDLAARALNVDQGFWNRYTTAITNGLAMKNNEIAVIQNRGISQLHPLTAGIDRVSTTGAPITNLTKTGVELGSNRHFAMLIDDSKDIGIN